One segment of Solanum lycopersicum chromosome 1, SLM_r2.1 DNA contains the following:
- the LOC101253029 gene encoding probable sphingolipid transporter spinster homolog 2 isoform X1, translating into MGKQEPDPKSLDDSNSTHKPDTSTLDVLAATDMAKPSISSSLLPQPSWFTAKRLLAVFCVINLINYVDRGSIASNGVNGNRRTCTKDGTCSSGSGIQGEFNLSNFQDGVISSAFMVGLLVASPIFASFAKRVNPFRLIGVGLTVWTIAIVGCGFSTNFWFIATCRMLVGVGEASFISLAAPFIDDNAPVAQKTAWLGIFYMCIPTGIAFGYVYGGLVGNHLSWRWAFWIEALLMLPFAVLGLFMKPLQLKGFSHIGSKKPLTSPLTACPEEAVLNCSNGLSSTREDPKDGSKGAPSNLNELARFWKDLKTLHLEKTYVINVLGYIAYNFVIGAYSYWGPKAGYYIYHMKNADMMFGGITVISGIFGTLAGGFVLDRMTSTISNAFKLLSVATFLGAIFCFAAFCFKSLYAFIPLFAIGELLVFATQGPVNYVCLHSVNPGLRPLAMAMSTVSIHIFGDVPSSPLVGVVQDHINNWRVTALMLTSVLLIAAGIWFIGIFLHSVDRSNEDSENQISDAERARSQPLLKEKSNEPIDVPVESS; encoded by the exons atgggGAAACAAGAACCAGACCCAAAGTCTTTGGATGATTCAAATTCAACACATAAACCTGACACATCAACTCTTGATGTGCTTGCAGCTACAGATATGGCAAAACCTTCAATTTCATCGTCATTACTTCCTCAACCTTCTTGGTTTACTGCCAAAAG GTTGCTTGCGGTATTCTGTGTGATCAACTTAATAAATTATGTGGATCGTGGATCTATTGCGAGCAATGGTGTTAATGGAAACCGTCGAACTTGTACGAAAGATGGTACATGTTCTTCTGGCAGCGGAATTCA GGGTGAATTTAATTTGAGTAATTTTCAGGATGGGGTCATATCATCTGCTTTCATGGTTGGGCTTCTGGTGGCATCTCCAATATTTGCCTCCTTCGCCAAGAG GGTCAATCCGTTTAGACTTATTGGAGTTGGACTGACAGTGTGGACAATAGCTATTGTTGGTTGTGGTTTCTCAACTAATTTCTGGTTCATTGCAACATGCAGAAT GCTGGTGGGTGTTGGTGAAGCATCTTTCATAAGCCTTGCCGCTCCTTTTATTGATGATAACGCGCCTGTTGCTCAG AAAACAGCATGGCTGGGAATATTTTACATGTGTATACCAACTGGTATAGCATTTGGCTATGTATATGGTGGACTG GTTGGCAATCATCTTAGCTGGCGTTGGGCATTTTGGATTGAGGCATTACTAATGCTTCCCTTTGCAGTTTTAGGTTTATTTATGAAACCATTGCAATTAAAAG GATTCTCTCATATCGGATCAAAAAAACCATTAACTTCTCCTCTGACTGCTTGCCCAGAAGAAG CTGTTTTGAATTGTAGCAATGGTTTGTCATCAACACGGGAAGATCCCAAGGATGG TTCGAAAGGTGCTCCTAGCAATTTGAATGAGTTGGCAAGATTTTGGAAGGATCTGAAAACGCTTCATCTTGAAAAGACTTATGTCATCAATGTCCTAG GATACATAGCATATAATTTTGTAATTGGTGCATATTCCTATTGGGGACCCAAGGCTGGTTATTACATATACCATATG AAAAATGCAGACATGATGTTTGGAGGTATTACTGTTATATCTGGAATATTCGGAACCTTGGCTGGAGGCTTTGTTTTGGATCGAATGACATCCACAATATCCAATGCCTTTAAG CTTCTCTCAGTGGCAACATTTCTTGGAGCAATATTTTGCTTTGCTGCCTTTTGTTTTAAGAGTTTATATGCTTTCATCCCTCTTTTTGCAATAGGAGAACTGCTTGTATTTGCAACACAG GGCCCTGTAAACTATGTCTGTCTCCATTCCGTCAATCCAGGTTTGAGACCACTGGCTATGGCGATGTCTACTGTTTCAATCCACATATTTGGTGATGTTCCTTCGTCTCCTCTTGTGGGGGTTGTCCAG GATCACATTAACAATTGGAGGGTCACTGCTTTGATGTTGACATCAGTTCTACTTATAGCGGCTGGAATATGGTTTATAG GCATCTTTCTTCACAGTGTAGATAGATCCAACGAAGATAGTGAGAATCAAATAAGTGATGCTGAGAGAGCAAGGTCACAACCATTGCTCAAGGAGAAAAGTAATGAACCAATTGACGTCCCTGTTGAATCCTCCTAG
- the LOC138337054 gene encoding disease resistance protein TAO1-like, whose amino-acid sequence MDGVTHIGEEFYGGKPLKFPSLEDLTIKDLPCLKEWSCIENEAAVFPRLQKLVVDKCPNLISAPTFQSLLYLELRDCHPKILESVDNMSSLSNVVIDALQGLVHLSGKLLENNKSLETVEILSCKNFISLPQEIEHLTYLKSLTISNCEKLTHLPTGIRKLQALEFLEINGCHSLESLPSEEFAGFNSLKSLSIENCGNLIYLSSGFLHLTVLEQLSIMSCPRLTLSRGSFQNLSSLRSLSIISCPELYPLPASLQHVTTLQSLVIHSSPYLTDLPDWLAKLSSLRSLAISNCEHLISLPEGMKYLNALQHLSIQDCPHLERLCKKKGMEWRKIAHIPHIYVQVIYGNPIEFTCPSDVAFSTIDEVTGYSEVQQQDTRSNISSEI is encoded by the exons ATGGATGGAGTTACACATATCGGTGAAGAATTTTATGGCGGCAAACCCCTCAAATTCCCATCCCTGGAAGACCTAACAATCAAGGACCTTCCCTGCTTAAAAGAATGGTCTTGCATAGAGAACGAAGCAGCAGTATTTCCTCGCCTGCAAAAGTTAGTTGTGGATAAATGTCCTAATCTTATCTCTGCTCCAACATTTCAAtctcttctttatttggagCTCCGTGATTGCCATCCAAAGATCTTGGAGTCTGTGGATAACATGTCTTCACTCTCCAATGTTGTGATTGATGCGCTTCAAGGTCTAGTGCACCTTTCAGGGAAATTGCTGGAGAACAACAAATCACTGGAGACTGTGGAAATACTTTCGTGCAAAAATTTCATTTCTCTTCCTCAAGAGATAGAGCATCTCACTTATCTGAAGTCACTGACCATTAGCAACTGTGAAAAACTAACCCATTTGCCAACAGGAATCCGAAAGCTGCAAGCTTTGGAGTTCCTTGAGATCAATGGGTGCCACAGCTTAGAGTCATTGCCATCAGAAGAATTTGCTGGTTTCAACTCCCTAAAGAGCTTGTCAATTGAGAATTGCGGCAACCTGATTTATCTTTCAAGTGGGTTCCTACATCTCACAGTCTTAGAACAGCTCTCCATCATGAGTTGCCCTCGGTTAACTTTATCTAGAGGTAGTTTCCAGAATCTCTCGTCTCTACGGAGCTTGAGTATTATATCCTGCCCTGAATTATACCCATTGCCAGCTAGCCTTCAACACGTCACTACGTTGCAAAGTCTGGTAATCCATAGCAGTCCTTATCTCACAGATCTTCCTGACTGGCTTGCTAAACTTTCCTCTCTTAGATCCCTTGCAATTTCAAATTGCGAACATTTGATATCATTGCCAGAAGGAATGAAGTACCTCAATGCTCTTCAGCATTTGTCGATTCAAGACTGTCCTCATCTTGAAAGGCTTTGCAAGAAGAAAGGTATGGAATGGCGAAAAATAGCTCATATTCCACACATATAT GTGCAAGTCATATATGGAAATCCAATTGAGTTTACTTGTCCCTCTGATGTAGCATTCTCAACAATCGATGAAGTTACCGGTTATTCTGAAGTTCAACAGCAGGATACAAGATCAAATATTTCTAGTGAGATCTAG
- the LOC101253326 gene encoding probable protein S-acyltransferase 23 codes for MALSEIEIVSDSNDQQTSGFRNPNEPAIVDVYAACAYGDFDKLRKFVEVDGVSVYQPDGNGYYALQWAALNNFADIVQYIIEHGGNVHAADNSGQTALHWAAVRGSIAAADVLLQNGARVEAADVNGYRAIHVASQYGQTAFVNHIVAKYHADLNVPDNDGRSPLHWAAYKGFGDTIRLLLFRDAFQGRQDKDGCTPLHWAALRGNAEACTLLVHAGTKEDLTVKDNAGLTPAELASDKGHLQIARILSNAQRSQRKQWKDETCPAKMGHKGYAPILFSVVVVNVILFISSVLFAPGLTKVTAVVALWGWTAVSLAVAALLVLVRCSSKDPGYIKTAVAGQPDAQDPLLNIDLNNTSSWTGNWSQLCPTCKIIRPVRSKHCPTCNRCVEQFDHHCPWVSNCVGKRNKRDFFIFLCMGSLTSIIGAAIALQRIWTSVPLLVADESWLHHVFFAYPGIIAFLFMDGVILIASVTLCVIQISQIARNLTTNEMANAVRYGYLRGPDGRFRNPYNHGCRKNCSDFLINGYTNDDEIAWPPLQHAAS; via the exons aTGGCTTTATCAGAGATCGAGATCGTTTCCGACTCCAATGATCAGCAAACTTCTGGTTTTCGAAACCCTAACGAACCAGCCATAGTCGATGTTTACGCTGCTTGCGCTTACGGTGATTTTGACAAACTCCGGAAATTCGTTGAAGTTGACGGCGTTTCCGTTTACCAGCCGGACGGCAACGGATATTACGCGCTTCAATGGGCTGCTCTCAACAATTTCGCTGATATTGTTCAATATATCATCGAG CACGGGGGAAATGTCCACGCGGCCGACAATTCGGGACAGACTGCGTTGCATTGGGCGGCAGTGCGGGGATCAATTGCAGCTGCCGATGTGTTGTTGCAGAATGGTGCGCGGGTCGAGGCTGCTGATGTTAATGGTTATCGG GCAATTCATGTTGCATCTCAGTATGGACAAACAGCTTTTGTAAATCACATTGTTGCGAAGTATCATGCGGACCTTAATGTACCAGATAATGATGGGAGGAGCCCTCTTCACTG GGCTGCATACAAGGGATTTGGTGATACAATCAGGTTACTTCTATTCAGagatgctttccaagggagacaAGATAAAGATG GTTGCACTCCTTTGCATTGGGCAGCATTAAGAGGAAATGCAGAGGCTTGCACTTTACTTGTACATGCAGGCACAAAGGAGGATTTAACAGTAAAAGATAATGCAGGACTTACTCCTGCAGAGCTTGCATCTGATAAAGGTCATCTGCAAATAGCACGTATACTT TCTAATGCCCAGCGGTCACAGAGAAAGCAGTGGAAAGACGAGACTTGCCCTGCTAAAATGGGGCATAAAGGCTATGCTCCAATTCTATTCTCCGTTGTTGTTGTCAACGTCATTCTTTTCATCAGTTCAGTCCTCTTCG CTCCTGGTCTTACAAAAGTTACTGCTGTTGTCGCACTTTGGGGATGGACTGCTGTTTCCCTGGCAGTTGCCGCACTTCTAGTGTTAGTTCGTTGCAGTAG TAAAGATCCAGGTTACATCAAAACCGCTGTTGCTGGTCAACCTGATGCTCAG GATCCACTATTGAATATTGATCTGAACAATACTTCCAGTTGGACTGGGAACTGGTCTCAGCTTTGTCCCACCTGCAAG ATCATACGACCTGTTCGGTCAAAACACTGTCCTACTTGCAACCGCTGTGTTGAACAATTTgatcatcattgcccttgggtcTCAAATTGTGTGGGGAAG AGGAATAAGCGGGactttttcattttcctttgtaTGGGTTCATTGACATCTATAATTGGTGCTGCGATTGCTCTTCAAA GAATTTGGACATCAGTACCATTGTTGGTAGCTGATGAATCGTGGTTACATCATGTTTTCTTTGCGTATCCTGGTATAATCGCTTTTCTGTTCATGGATGGGGTTATTCTAATTGCTTCTGTAACTCTCTGTGTAATACAGATATCCCAG ATAGCTCGGAATCTCACAACAAATGAGATGGCAAATGCTGTGAGATATGGTTATCTTCGTGGTCCAGATGGGAGGTTCCGAAATCCCTATAACCATGGATGTCGGAAGAATTGCTCTGACTTCCTTATCAATGGTTACACAAATGATGATGAGATAGCATGGCCACCATTGCAGCATGCCGCGAGCTAG
- the LOC101254135 gene encoding L-galactose dehydrogenase, whose translation MAAQTLQLRSLGNTGLKLSSVGFGASPLGKVFGDVSEQDAFDAVREAFRLGVNFFDTSPYYGGTLSEKVLGKALKALKVPRDQYIVSTKCGRYKEGFDFSAERVTKSIDESLERLQLDYVDMLQCHDIEFGSLDQIVNETLPALLKLKQAGKIRFIGITGLPLGIFTYVLDRVPPGTVDVILSYCHYSVNDSTLEDLLPYLKSKGVGVISASPLSMGLLTEAGGPEWHPASSELKAACRAAADHCKGKGKNISKLALQYSLANTDISSILVGMKSVKEVEENIAAALEVATTGMDEEALSEITDILKPVKNQTWPSGIQQS comes from the exons ATGGCAGCTCAGACATTGCAGCTCCGATCACTGGGCAACACTGGACTCAAACTCAGCTCTGTCGGCTTCGGCGCTTCGCCTCTCGGCAAGGTTTTCGGCGATGTCTCCGAACAAGACGCCTTCGACGCCGTCCGGGAAGCCTTTCGCCTCGGTGTCAATTTCTTTGATACTTCCCC GTATTATGGAGGAACATTATCGGAAAAGGTACTAGGGAAAGCTTTGAAGGCTCTTAAAGTCCCTAGAGATCAGTACATTGTGTCTACAAAATGTGGGAGGTACAAAGAGGGATTTGATTTTAGTGCTGAGAGAGTGACTAAAAGTATTGATGAGAGCTTGGAGAGGCTGCAGCTtgattatgttgatatgttACAATGTCATGATATTGAATTTGGGTCCCTCGATCAG attgtgaatgagacacttCCCGCCCTTCTAAAATTGAAGCAAGCTGGAAAGATCCGTTTCATTGGTATAACCGGCCTACCTTTGGGGATATTCACTTATGTGCTTGATCGCGTCCCTCCAGGCACAGTTGACGTCATCCTGTCATATTGTCACTACAGTGTCAACGATTCAACTTTGGAGGATCTGTTACCGTACTTGAAGAGCAAGGGTGTGGGAGTGATCAGTGCTTCTCCTCTTTCAATGGGTCTTCTTACTGAGGCTGGTGGTCCCGAGTGGCACCCTGCTTCTTCTGAACTTAAG GCTGCCTGCCGTGCTGCTGCTGATCACTGCAAAGGAAAGGGAAAGAATATCTCAAAATTAGCCTTGCAGTACAGCTTAGCAAATACCGACATTTCTTCCATACTAGTGGGGATGAAGTCTGTTAAAGAG GTTGAGGAAAATATAGCAGCTGCCCTAGAAGTAGCAACGACTGGAATGGACGAAGAAGCATTATCAGAGATCACAGACATTCTGAAACCAGTGAAGAATCAGACATGGCCTAGCGGTATCCAACAAAGTTGA
- the LOC104645398 gene encoding putative disease resistance protein RGA1 translates to MQYMADLVLYPVLQVILEKLATPYVQKFHDLYHLKENIEKLQNTLPTARAFLDDAHKRQETDQRVENWLVKLKDIAYQLENLLDEFTAESVMCESRSGKAKQVRSLFLPFEPSKHLFDLAKMLPKKLKELDEIAKQGFSLNLRATTTERQVDNYDRTKVTGSFVITSKICGRDDDKKKLLELLLTTCDGKTGGVVSIIPIVGIGGLGKTTLAQLVYNDEKVVHFFDIKIWVYVSRDFDVSKLMLSIIQSATKRKCELLEMDLLQAHFQDSLGGKRFLIVLDDVWNEDQEEWDKLGDLFQSGGAGSRIIVTTRSTKVASILGTTSPYCLQGLTEDDCWVLFKQRAFSKEEEGEYPNLLDIGKQIIKKCGGVPLAAKTLGSLLRFKREKEDWMFVQESELWKLENCNSGILPALRLSYLQLPLHLQRCFAFCSLYPKNYEIHKEKMIHIWIAEGLITCHEKNRQLEDIGNEYFNDLLCLSFFQEVKKFDETDLVVYIMHDLIHDLARSVGSQDFVILGHDFTQGNMSQVHHLSILFHSDPTSFPKELYGAKHLRTLQFLFCTGDIPSSFPLNFKYLRVLDLSGCVKKVHESISDLICLRYLDLSSTSIQTLPHTICNLSNLQTLNLSFCGNLMELPFGLANITGLRHLNIVGCNGLTRLPAGLGNLVQLQTLPLYIVGKGIGESISEISSPHIRGELSIRGLENIRDKEEAALANLRAKKYVELLRLQWGSENIVRMSTGSTSYEVCREVDGTSRSLSRDDDNVVEGIIECLQPHVNLKKLYVFSHM, encoded by the coding sequence ATGCAATACATGGCAGATTTGGTACTATATCCTGTTTTACAGGTGATTCTTGAAAAGTTAGCCACTCCATATGTGCAGAAGTTCCATGATCTCTACCATTTGAAGGAAAACATAGAAAAACTGCAGAATACACTACCAACTGCTAGAGCTTTTCTTGATGATGCACATAAGCGACAAGAAACGGATCAACGTGTTGAAAACtggttggtgaagctcaaggaCATAGCTTACCAGCTGGAGAACTTACTGGATGAATTTACTGCAGAAAGTGTAATGTGCGAGAGTCGCAGTGGAAAAGCCAAACAGGTAAGAAGTCTATTTCTACCTTTTGAACCATCAAAGCATCTTTTTGACCTTGCAAAAATGCTACCAAAAAAACTTAAGGAACTAGATGAGATTGCAAAGCAAGGGTTTAGCTTAAATCTTAGAGCGACAACTACAGAAAGACAAGTTGACAATTATGACAGAACAAAAGTAACTGGATCGTTTGTGATAACATCAAAAATATGTGGAAGagatgatgataaaaagaagcttTTAGAGCTTTTGTTGACTACATGTGATGGCAAAACTGGTGGGGTTGTTTCTATCATCCCAATTGTAGGTATTGGAGGACTTGGCAAAACTACACTAGCTCAATTAGTCTACAATGATGAAAAGGTCGTTCATTTCTTTGACATTAAAATATGGGTTTATGTATCTCGGGATTTCGATGTAAGTAAGCTCATGTTAAGCATAATACAGTCTGCAACAAAGAGGAAGTGTGAACTCTTGGAGATGGATCTACTTCAAGCtcattttcaagattcattggGTGGAAAGAGATTCTTGATTGTTTTGGATGATGTATGGAATGAAGACCAAGAAGAGTGGGATAAGCTGGGCGACTTATTTCAAAGTGGTGGAGCAGGAAGTAGAATCATTGTCACTACACGGAGTACCAAAGTTGCTTCAATATTGGGAACTACCTCCCCTTATTGTCTCCAAGGCTTGACTGAAGATGATTGTTGGGTTTTGTTCAAGCAACGAGCTTTCAGCAAGGAAGAAGAAGGTGAGTATCCTAATCTGTTGGATATTGGAAAACAGATCATCAAGAAATGTGGGGGTGTGCCTTTGGCAGCAAAAACATTGGGAAGTTTGTTGCGCTTCAAACGAGAAAAAGAAGATTGGATGTTTGTGCAAGAGAGTGAACTTTGGAAACTTGAGAATTGTAACAGTGGCATACTGCCAGCTCTTCGGTTGAGCTACTTACAGTTGCCTCTACACCTCCAACGATGCTTTGCATTCTGTTCATTGTatccaaaaaattatgaaattcacAAGGAAAAGATGATCCACATATGGATTGCTGAAGGCTTGATAACATGTCATGAGAAGAACAGGCAGTTGGAAGACATAGGCAACGAGTATTTTAATGACTTGTTGTGTTTATCATTTTTCCAGGAAGTTAAGAAATTTGATGAGACGGATCTAGTAGTATACATAATGCATGATCTCATCCATGATCTTGCTCGAAGTGTGGGGAGTCAGGACTTCGTGATATTGGGACATGACTTTACTCAAGGTAACATGTCACAGGTTCATCACCTGTCAATCCTTTTCCATTCAGATCCCACTTCATTTCCAAAGGAATTGTATGGTGCCAAACATCTTCGAACACTTCAATTCCTGTTTTGCACCGGAGACATTCCTTCTTCTTTTCCTCTGAACTTTAAATACTTGCGAGTCCTTGATTTAAGTGGTTGTGTGAAGAAGGTGCACGAGTCGATTAGTGATTTGATATGTTTGAGATACCTTGATCTCTCCAGCACCTCTATTCAAACACTCCCTCATACTATTTGCAACCTTTCTAATCTGCAAACCCTGAACCTCTCATTTTGTGGTAACCTAATGGAGTTACCTTTTGGATTGGCTAATATAACTGGCTTAAGGCACCTTAACATAGTGGGATGTAATGGACTGACTCGCCTTCCTGCTGGTCTGGGAAATTTGGTTCAGCTTCAAACTTTGCCTTTATACATTGTGGGCAAAGGGATTGGAGAAAGCATCTCTGAAATCAGTTCTCCCCACATAAGAGGTGAATTGAGTATAAGGGGCCTGGAGAACATCAGAGACAAAGAAGAAGCTGCACTGGCTAATCTGAGGGCGAAGAAATATGTGGAATTGTTAAGACTCCAATGGGGAAGTGAGAACATAGTGAGGATGTCAACAGGGTCTACCTCATACGAGGTTTGCAGAGAAGTTGATGGTACATCAAGATCACTATCAAGGGATGATGACAATGTTGTCGAGGGGATCATTGAGTGTCTTCAGCCACATGTAAACCTCAAAAAACTATATGTCTTCAGCCACATGTAA
- the LOC101253029 gene encoding probable sphingolipid transporter spinster homolog 2 isoform X2: protein MVGLLVASPIFASFAKRVNPFRLIGVGLTVWTIAIVGCGFSTNFWFIATCRMLVGVGEASFISLAAPFIDDNAPVAQKTAWLGIFYMCIPTGIAFGYVYGGLVGNHLSWRWAFWIEALLMLPFAVLGLFMKPLQLKGFSHIGSKKPLTSPLTACPEEAVLNCSNGLSSTREDPKDGSKGAPSNLNELARFWKDLKTLHLEKTYVINVLGYIAYNFVIGAYSYWGPKAGYYIYHMKNADMMFGGITVISGIFGTLAGGFVLDRMTSTISNAFKLLSVATFLGAIFCFAAFCFKSLYAFIPLFAIGELLVFATQGPVNYVCLHSVNPGLRPLAMAMSTVSIHIFGDVPSSPLVGVVQDHINNWRVTALMLTSVLLIAAGIWFIGIFLHSVDRSNEDSENQISDAERARSQPLLKEKSNEPIDVPVESS, encoded by the exons ATGGTTGGGCTTCTGGTGGCATCTCCAATATTTGCCTCCTTCGCCAAGAG GGTCAATCCGTTTAGACTTATTGGAGTTGGACTGACAGTGTGGACAATAGCTATTGTTGGTTGTGGTTTCTCAACTAATTTCTGGTTCATTGCAACATGCAGAAT GCTGGTGGGTGTTGGTGAAGCATCTTTCATAAGCCTTGCCGCTCCTTTTATTGATGATAACGCGCCTGTTGCTCAG AAAACAGCATGGCTGGGAATATTTTACATGTGTATACCAACTGGTATAGCATTTGGCTATGTATATGGTGGACTG GTTGGCAATCATCTTAGCTGGCGTTGGGCATTTTGGATTGAGGCATTACTAATGCTTCCCTTTGCAGTTTTAGGTTTATTTATGAAACCATTGCAATTAAAAG GATTCTCTCATATCGGATCAAAAAAACCATTAACTTCTCCTCTGACTGCTTGCCCAGAAGAAG CTGTTTTGAATTGTAGCAATGGTTTGTCATCAACACGGGAAGATCCCAAGGATGG TTCGAAAGGTGCTCCTAGCAATTTGAATGAGTTGGCAAGATTTTGGAAGGATCTGAAAACGCTTCATCTTGAAAAGACTTATGTCATCAATGTCCTAG GATACATAGCATATAATTTTGTAATTGGTGCATATTCCTATTGGGGACCCAAGGCTGGTTATTACATATACCATATG AAAAATGCAGACATGATGTTTGGAGGTATTACTGTTATATCTGGAATATTCGGAACCTTGGCTGGAGGCTTTGTTTTGGATCGAATGACATCCACAATATCCAATGCCTTTAAG CTTCTCTCAGTGGCAACATTTCTTGGAGCAATATTTTGCTTTGCTGCCTTTTGTTTTAAGAGTTTATATGCTTTCATCCCTCTTTTTGCAATAGGAGAACTGCTTGTATTTGCAACACAG GGCCCTGTAAACTATGTCTGTCTCCATTCCGTCAATCCAGGTTTGAGACCACTGGCTATGGCGATGTCTACTGTTTCAATCCACATATTTGGTGATGTTCCTTCGTCTCCTCTTGTGGGGGTTGTCCAG GATCACATTAACAATTGGAGGGTCACTGCTTTGATGTTGACATCAGTTCTACTTATAGCGGCTGGAATATGGTTTATAG GCATCTTTCTTCACAGTGTAGATAGATCCAACGAAGATAGTGAGAATCAAATAAGTGATGCTGAGAGAGCAAGGTCACAACCATTGCTCAAGGAGAAAAGTAATGAACCAATTGACGTCCCTGTTGAATCCTCCTAG
- the LOC101252727 gene encoding peptide methionine sulfoxide reductase B5 yields MDSQILKFWPIIPSKNLIFNSKKAVPIRGLSNTRFRVAAAGSVQKSEEEWRAILSPDQFRILRQKGTETQGSGEYNKFFGVGTYLCAGCGTPLYRSATKFNSPCGWPSFYEGLPGAINRNPDPDGIRMEITCAACGGHLGHVFKGEWFRTPTNERHCVNSISLKFKPPQFS; encoded by the exons atGGACTCTCAGATTCTAAAATTTTGGCCAATTATtccttcaaaaaatttaattttcaactcCAAAAAAGCAGTTCCCATTCGTGGCCTATCCAATACCCGATTCCGGGTTGCGGCAGCGGGGTCCGTTCAGAAGTCAGAGGAGGAATGGCGTGCCATTCTCTCCCCTGACCAATTCCGGATTTTGAGACAGAAAGGCACAGA GACTCAAGGGAGTGGAGAGTATAACAAGTTTTTTGGTGTAGGCACCTACCTCTGTGCTGGTTGTGGCACTCCACTCTACAGATCCGCAACCAAATTCAACTCACCCTGTGGCTGGCCTTCTTTTTATGAGGGTCTCCCTGGGGCCATAAATCGCAAT CCAGACCCAGATGGCATAAGGATGGAGATAACTTGTGCTGCTTGTGGAGGCCATCTTGGTCATGTTTTTAAAGGTGAATGGTTTCGTACCCCAACAAATGAACGCCATTGTGTCAACAGTATATCCCTCAAGTTCAAACCACCGCAATTTTCTTAA
- the LOC101253833 gene encoding soluble inorganic pyrophosphatase 6, chloroplastic — MAAARIMVSASNTLTASLLSKGPLRRPNNFSLCFRNGPVQKKRLFTCSAIYNPQIQTIEEGQPETLDYRVFFADNSGKKISPWHDIPLHLGDGVFNFVVEIPKESSAKMEVATDEQHTPIKQDTKKGKLRYYPYNIHWNYGLLPQTWEDPTFANTEVEGALGDNDPVDVVEIGDSRGKIGQVLKVKPLAALAMIDEGELDWKIVAISLDDPRASLVNDVDDVEKHFPGTLTAIRDWFRDYKIPDGKPANRFALGNKPANKDYALKIITETNESWAKLVKRSIAAGELSLV, encoded by the exons ATGGCGGCGGCAAGAATCATGGTATCAGCCAGCAACACTTTAACGGCTTCGCTCCTATCGAAAGGTCCATTACGAAGGCCCAACAATTTCAGCCTTTGCTTCAGAAACGGACCGGTGCAAAAGAAGCGTCTTTTCACTTGCAGTGCAATCTACAATCCCCAGATTCAGACTATAGAAGAAGGACAGCCAGAAACCCTAGATTACCGCGTGTTTTTTGCAGACAATTCCGGCAAAAAG ATATCCCCTTGGCATGACATACCACTACATTTGGGTGATGgtgttttcaattttgttgttgaGATCCCCAAAGAATCAAGTGCAAAGATGGAAGTTGCTACAGATGAGCAACACACTCCTATTAAACAAGACACAAAGAAGGGGAAACTTCGATACTATCC ATATAATATTCACTGGAACTATGGATTGCTTCCTCAAACATGGGAAGATCCTACTTTTGCGAATACCGAAGTTGAAGGGGCATTAGGTGATAATGACCCTG TTGATGTTGTTGAGATTGGGGATAGCCGAGGTAAAATTGGCCAGGTTCTGAAGGTCAAACCTTTAGCTGCTCTGGCAATGATTGATGAAGGAGAACTTGACTGGAAAATAGTTGCTATTTCACTAGATGATCCAAGAGCTTCACTTGTTAATGATGTTGATGATGTGGAAAAACATTTTCCG GGCACTCTCACAGCAATCAGGGACTGGTTTAGAGACTATAAGATACCTGATGGAAAACCTGCTAATAGGTTTGCTCTTGGCAACAAGCCAGCAAACAAG GATTACGCTCTTAAGATTATTACGGAAACCAATGAATCTTGGGCAAAGCTGGTCAAGAGATCAATCGCTGCTGGTGAGCTTTCACTTGTATAG